In Lewinellaceae bacterium, a single window of DNA contains:
- a CDS encoding DUF2452 domain-containing protein — translation MPEEFINPIDKDKIAESPHNLPYAHTVGGVQIKPMDKGRAKGRAVTAMYKQTDMQLGQIKEQIELLAQQARAIQNRIAISEQIYTAEMNFEPLIGFAYHLYQRKNSNFVLSMVAPQEWGENPPYRFIATVELLSDHTWDVLEQAE, via the coding sequence ATGCCGGAAGAGTTCATCAACCCCATCGATAAAGATAAGATTGCCGAAAGCCCCCACAACCTGCCCTACGCCCATACCGTGGGGGGAGTGCAGATCAAGCCAATGGATAAGGGCAGGGCCAAAGGGCGCGCAGTGACGGCCATGTACAAGCAAACCGATATGCAGCTCGGCCAGATCAAAGAACAGATCGAGTTGCTGGCCCAGCAAGCCCGGGCCATACAGAACCGCATCGCTATCTCGGAACAGATTTACACCGCTGAGATGAACTTCGAGCCGCTCATCGGTTTTGCCTACCACCTCTACCAACGAAAGAACAGCAATTTTGTACTCTCCATGGTCGCTCCGCAGGAGTGGGGCGAGAACCCGCCCTACCGGTTTATAGCCACCGTGGAACTTCTGTCTGACCATACCTGGGATGTGCTGGAACAGGCGGAGTAG
- a CDS encoding DUF1573 domain-containing protein: protein MNFHLFLLSFFSLSFLAVTLPIGLGSQLSQSSKVEWLTEDTHDFGDIPQKKPVKYDFRFRNISGEPLVIDNVRPSCGCTVPNWDAAVVPPDSTGAISIEYDARDLGYFYKKVKVYFHGQRRAEVLYIEGSVE from the coding sequence ATGAACTTCCATCTGTTCCTCCTTTCTTTTTTTTCGCTTTCCTTCCTGGCAGTCACCCTGCCCATAGGGTTGGGCAGCCAACTCTCCCAAAGCTCCAAAGTCGAGTGGCTCACGGAAGACACGCACGATTTCGGCGATATCCCTCAGAAAAAGCCGGTGAAGTACGATTTCCGGTTCCGCAACATCAGCGGGGAGCCGCTGGTCATTGACAACGTGCGCCCCTCCTGCGGCTGCACGGTGCCCAACTGGGATGCCGCTGTCGTGCCGCCGGACAGCACGGGCGCCATTTCCATTGAGTATGATGCCCGCGACCTGGGGTATTTCTACAAAAAGGTGAAAGTGTATTTCCACGGCCAACGACGGGCCGAAGTACTGTATATCGAGGGTTCGGTAGAATAA
- a CDS encoding 3'-5' exonuclease translates to MAEITDIANILFLDIETVSGKPEFDGLSDDFQELWKIKARQLARNADEEEPDFAALYKGRAAIFAEFGKIVCISVGIVYRDKEDQRLKVRLKSFANENEKELLHDFSQMVFQYYNNPNKHGFCGHNAKEFDIPYICRRMIVHQLPLPIPFNISGKKPWETNHILDTMDMWKFGDRKHYTSLKLLAAVLGFPSPKDDIDGSDVGRVYWEDKDLERLSLYCEKDVLATIQLYLRYKYMPLLEEDQVMHVK, encoded by the coding sequence ATGGCTGAAATTACCGACATCGCCAATATCCTTTTTCTGGATATTGAAACCGTTTCCGGGAAGCCGGAATTTGATGGCCTGAGCGACGACTTCCAGGAGTTGTGGAAGATCAAAGCCCGGCAACTGGCGCGCAACGCCGATGAGGAAGAACCGGATTTCGCCGCCCTGTACAAGGGCCGGGCCGCCATTTTTGCCGAGTTCGGAAAGATCGTTTGCATCTCGGTCGGCATCGTTTACCGCGATAAAGAAGACCAGCGGCTGAAGGTCCGGCTGAAATCCTTCGCCAACGAGAATGAGAAAGAACTGCTCCACGATTTCTCCCAGATGGTCTTTCAATACTACAACAATCCGAATAAACACGGCTTCTGCGGCCACAATGCCAAGGAGTTTGACATCCCCTATATATGCCGGCGCATGATCGTCCACCAATTGCCCCTGCCCATCCCTTTCAATATTTCCGGGAAAAAACCCTGGGAAACCAACCACATCCTGGATACCATGGACATGTGGAAGTTCGGCGACCGCAAACACTACACTTCCCTCAAATTGCTGGCCGCCGTGCTGGGCTTCCCCTCCCCTAAAGACGACATCGACGGCAGCGACGTCGGGCGCGTCTACTGGGAAGACAAAGACCTGGAACGCCTTTCTCTTTATTGCGAAAAGGACGTGCTGGCCACCATTCAGCTCTACCTGCGCTATAAATACATGCCGCTGCTGGAGGAAGACCAGGTGATGCATGTGAAATAA
- a CDS encoding aryl-sulfate sulfotransferase, translating into MAKSLLLITLLLGGSPLAAQQTVGLFLNDSLSFNGYTLLAPNSSTSTYLLDNCGEVVHSWPGNYRPGNVAYLLENGRLLRTGRLNSTFNSGGSGGRIELIDWEGNVEWGYNYSSATYHQHHDVEYLPNGNILLIAWELHSRAEAIGAGRDPNRAGNNGLWAERVVELEPVGAGQANVVWQWSLWDHLIQDFDASKANYGVVADHPELVDLNFETGNGNNADWIHLNAVDYNPALDQIVVSSRSLSEFWVIDHSTTTEEAKEHTGGQSGKGGDLLYRWGNPRSYRLGTTGDQKLFNQHNVHWIEEGLADAGRFMVFNNGVARPDGNYSTIDIVEPPVDENGLYVLEDGQAYGPGSLSWTYRAEPANSFFSANISGAQRLPNDNTLICEGRDGHLFEVDYEGRLVWEYVNPVRAAGPVSQGANIVGNDVFRAYRFPPDFPAFEGKNLDPQGPLELNPLPSDCVIYGNPVSSAYMPEALARLRVLSNPVGDEVVLENETGERLWMQVFSLTGQLMAQEWVAPGLQRLNARAWAKGLYMLRVERPGTGGYFVQKIVK; encoded by the coding sequence ATGGCTAAATCTTTACTACTAATAACGTTATTACTTGGCGGCTCTCCCCTCGCCGCCCAGCAAACCGTCGGCCTGTTCCTCAACGACTCCCTGTCCTTCAACGGCTATACGCTGCTGGCGCCCAACAGCAGCACCAGCACTTATCTGCTCGACAATTGCGGGGAGGTAGTGCACAGTTGGCCCGGCAACTACCGGCCGGGCAATGTAGCCTACCTGCTGGAGAACGGCAGGCTACTGCGCACCGGCCGCCTCAACAGTACCTTCAACAGCGGAGGCTCCGGGGGCCGCATCGAGCTCATCGATTGGGAGGGCAATGTGGAGTGGGGTTACAACTATTCGTCCGCTACTTACCACCAGCACCACGACGTGGAATACCTGCCCAACGGCAACATCCTGCTCATTGCCTGGGAACTGCACTCCCGGGCGGAAGCCATCGGGGCCGGCCGCGACCCCAACCGGGCAGGCAACAACGGCCTGTGGGCAGAGCGGGTAGTGGAACTCGAACCGGTGGGCGCCGGCCAGGCCAATGTCGTCTGGCAGTGGAGCCTCTGGGACCACCTCATCCAGGACTTCGATGCTTCCAAGGCTAATTATGGCGTAGTGGCCGATCATCCCGAGCTGGTGGACCTCAACTTTGAAACCGGAAACGGGAATAATGCCGACTGGATACATCTCAATGCGGTGGATTACAACCCTGCTCTGGATCAGATCGTAGTCAGCTCCCGCTCTCTGAGCGAGTTCTGGGTGATCGACCACAGCACCACTACCGAAGAAGCAAAGGAGCATACGGGGGGGCAATCCGGCAAAGGAGGAGACCTCCTCTACCGCTGGGGCAACCCTCGTTCCTACCGCCTCGGCACTACCGGCGATCAGAAGCTGTTCAACCAGCACAATGTGCACTGGATCGAAGAAGGCCTTGCCGATGCCGGGCGATTTATGGTTTTTAACAACGGGGTCGCCCGCCCGGATGGCAATTATTCTACCATAGATATTGTCGAACCGCCTGTGGATGAAAACGGGCTGTATGTCCTGGAAGACGGCCAGGCCTACGGGCCCGGCTCCCTCTCCTGGACCTATCGGGCGGAGCCTGCCAACTCCTTTTTCTCCGCCAACATATCGGGCGCTCAGCGCCTGCCCAACGACAATACCCTGATCTGCGAAGGGCGGGACGGCCACCTGTTTGAGGTCGATTACGAAGGGCGGCTGGTTTGGGAGTACGTCAACCCGGTTCGCGCCGCCGGCCCGGTCAGCCAGGGGGCGAACATCGTCGGAAACGACGTGTTTCGGGCCTATCGCTTCCCTCCGGATTTCCCGGCCTTTGAAGGGAAAAATCTCGACCCGCAGGGGCCGCTCGAACTCAATCCGCTGCCATCGGATTGCGTGATCTACGGTAATCCCGTATCTTCGGCCTATATGCCGGAGGCACTGGCCAGGCTACGGGTACTTTCCAATCCGGTAGGGGATGAGGTGGTGTTGGAGAATGAAACAGGAGAGCGCCTGTGGATGCAGGTGTTCAGCCTCACCGGGCAGTTGATGGCGCAGGAATGGGTGGCGCCGGGGCTTCAGCGCCTGAATGCCAGGGCATGGGCGAAAGGGCTTTATATGCTGCGGGTGGAGCGCCCGGGCACCGGCGGCTATTTTGTGCAGAAGATCGTTAAGTAA
- a CDS encoding aryl-sulfate sulfotransferase, translating to MKHLFTSFLLFLFVNLMAQDTPHTVGLLSYNPSKAYDGYNLIYPHNQPNVYLLDNCGEVVHVWEDEPQWRPGNTAYLLNNGNLVKTKRPAAVVNDPIWAGGGGAIVEIRDWDNNLLWSFELNDEQHRLHHDIALTGDGTILMIVWELKTQEEAIQAGRDPALIPEGELWPDYVIEVDPETDEIVWEWHVWDHLVQDFDPSKDNYGVVADNPWRVDVNWDTSDGAADWMHTNAIDYNDENAQVILSVPTFNEVWIIDKTTTAEQAAGSFGGFGGRGGDLLYRWGNPAVYQSGTEEDQTLFYQHDIHWVDNFLDFSNPYYGKLAVFNNQVGEDYSTANIFDPGFDMYKWAYPMAGQAWGPNAFDLTIQHPEPTMMYSTGLSSIQVLPNGNFLICVGRFGYSFEITPDNEIVWEYKTPLNGGVPVSQGFDMLGENNNLTFRMDRYPSDFSAFEGRDLSSQGWIELDPDSTFCEQILPADEQFASYGLKLYPNPAASQLVLEWEGGVWADFQVFDLMGRQVERFRATGGRKYLDISDWQEGVYFVRVNGMDVRKVMVLR from the coding sequence ATGAAGCATTTATTTACATCATTTTTACTCTTCCTGTTTGTCAATCTTATGGCTCAGGACACTCCTCACACCGTGGGCCTGCTCTCCTACAACCCCTCCAAAGCCTACGACGGCTACAACCTGATCTATCCCCACAACCAGCCCAATGTATACCTGCTGGACAACTGCGGGGAGGTCGTTCACGTCTGGGAGGATGAACCGCAGTGGCGCCCCGGCAATACCGCGTACCTGCTGAACAACGGCAACCTCGTTAAAACCAAGCGCCCGGCGGCGGTCGTCAACGACCCCATCTGGGCGGGCGGCGGCGGCGCTATCGTGGAGATTCGCGACTGGGACAACAACCTGCTCTGGTCTTTCGAGTTGAACGATGAACAACACCGCCTGCACCACGACATCGCCCTGACCGGCGACGGCACCATCCTGATGATCGTCTGGGAGCTGAAAACCCAGGAGGAGGCCATCCAGGCGGGCCGGGATCCCGCCCTGATTCCGGAAGGGGAACTCTGGCCAGACTACGTTATCGAAGTCGACCCCGAAACCGATGAAATCGTCTGGGAATGGCACGTCTGGGACCACCTCGTCCAGGATTTTGACCCTTCCAAAGACAATTACGGCGTGGTGGCCGACAACCCCTGGAGGGTTGACGTCAACTGGGACACCAGCGACGGCGCAGCCGACTGGATGCACACCAACGCCATCGATTACAACGACGAAAACGCCCAGGTTATCCTCAGCGTGCCCACATTTAATGAGGTCTGGATCATCGATAAAACCACTACTGCCGAGCAGGCCGCAGGCAGTTTCGGCGGCTTTGGCGGCCGCGGCGGCGACCTGCTCTACCGCTGGGGCAATCCGGCAGTATACCAATCGGGTACAGAAGAAGACCAGACGCTTTTCTACCAGCACGACATACACTGGGTGGACAATTTCCTGGACTTTTCCAACCCCTATTACGGCAAGCTGGCGGTATTCAACAACCAGGTGGGGGAAGACTATTCCACCGCCAATATTTTCGATCCCGGTTTTGACATGTACAAGTGGGCCTATCCCATGGCCGGCCAGGCATGGGGCCCCAATGCCTTTGACCTGACCATACAGCATCCGGAACCGACGATGATGTACTCCACGGGCCTGTCCAGCATTCAGGTGCTGCCCAACGGCAATTTCCTGATCTGCGTCGGCCGCTTCGGCTATTCCTTCGAGATCACGCCGGACAACGAGATCGTCTGGGAATATAAAACGCCATTGAACGGGGGCGTGCCGGTCAGCCAGGGTTTCGACATGCTCGGAGAGAACAACAACCTGACCTTCCGCATGGACCGATACCCCTCCGACTTTTCCGCCTTTGAGGGCCGTGACCTGAGCAGCCAGGGATGGATCGAACTCGATCCGGACAGCACCTTCTGCGAGCAAATCCTGCCCGCCGACGAGCAGTTCGCGAGTTATGGACTGAAATTATACCCCAACCCGGCGGCCAGCCAACTGGTGCTGGAATGGGAGGGCGGCGTCTGGGCCGATTTCCAGGTGTTTGACCTCATGGGGCGGCAGGTGGAGCGCTTTCGGGCAACCGGTGGCCGGAAATACCTCGATATTTCTGATTGGCAGGAAGGGGTGTACTTCGTGCGCGTCAACGGGATGGATGTAAGGAAGGTGATGGTTTTGCGGTGA
- a CDS encoding tyrosine--tRNA ligase has product MNFIEELQWRGMLQDATPGVEEALGKGMMKGYIGFDPTAPALTIGNYVQIMLLDLFQRSGHQPVVLMGGATGRIGDPSGKDAERELKTYDELDGNLEHQKNQVRQFLEFDQGDNPALMVNNLDFYRNMNVLDFLRDVGKTLTVNYMLSKESVQKRLETGISFTEFSYQLLQAYDFQVLFQQHGVRLQMGGSDQWGNITSGTEFIRKNLGEHAYAMTTPLLTKADGSKFGKSTEGNIWLDPELTSPYQFYQFWINADDADTPKFTRYFTLKTREEIETRERELAGNPQELKRLLAEELTVRVHSGEVYRSVLKVTELLFSRQAGKAQLLDLGEGELATVAAEIPSFTIDKNVLANGVNIVDLLAEHTAIVASKGDARRAIKGNAISVNKDKIEDHEATVSHEALLHGRYLMVENGKKNKYIVVAE; this is encoded by the coding sequence ATGAATTTTATCGAAGAACTCCAATGGAGAGGCATGCTGCAGGACGCCACGCCCGGCGTTGAAGAAGCCCTCGGCAAAGGAATGATGAAGGGCTACATCGGCTTTGACCCCACCGCCCCGGCCCTGACCATCGGCAACTACGTGCAGATCATGCTGCTGGACCTGTTTCAGCGCTCCGGCCACCAGCCCGTGGTGCTCATGGGCGGCGCCACCGGCCGCATCGGCGACCCTTCCGGCAAGGATGCCGAACGAGAACTAAAGACCTACGACGAACTGGACGGCAACCTGGAGCATCAGAAAAACCAGGTCCGCCAATTCCTGGAATTCGACCAGGGCGACAACCCCGCCCTGATGGTCAACAACCTGGATTTCTACCGGAACATGAACGTGCTGGACTTCCTGCGCGACGTGGGAAAGACCCTGACCGTCAATTACATGCTGTCGAAAGAGTCGGTGCAGAAACGGCTGGAAACGGGCATTTCTTTTACCGAGTTCAGCTACCAGCTGCTACAGGCTTACGACTTCCAGGTGCTGTTCCAGCAGCACGGCGTGCGCCTGCAGATGGGCGGCTCCGACCAATGGGGCAACATCACTTCCGGAACAGAGTTCATCCGCAAGAACCTGGGCGAGCACGCCTACGCCATGACCACCCCTTTGCTGACCAAGGCCGACGGCTCCAAATTCGGCAAATCTACCGAAGGCAACATCTGGCTGGACCCCGAGCTGACCTCCCCCTACCAGTTCTACCAGTTCTGGATCAATGCCGATGATGCGGATACGCCCAAATTTACGCGGTACTTTACCCTGAAAACGAGAGAGGAGATCGAAACCCGGGAACGGGAACTGGCCGGCAACCCGCAGGAACTCAAGCGCCTGCTGGCGGAAGAACTGACCGTCCGCGTCCACTCCGGGGAAGTCTACCGCTCGGTGCTGAAGGTCACCGAACTGCTGTTCAGCCGCCAGGCCGGCAAAGCGCAACTGCTGGATCTGGGCGAAGGCGAACTGGCTACTGTAGCCGCGGAAATCCCCAGCTTTACCATCGATAAAAACGTTCTGGCCAATGGCGTCAACATCGTCGACCTGCTGGCGGAACACACGGCCATCGTCGCTTCCAAGGGCGACGCCCGCCGCGCCATCAAAGGCAACGCCATCAGCGTCAACAAGGATAAGATCGAGGATCACGAAGCTACCGTGAGCCACGAAGCCCTGCTGCACGGCCGCTACCTGATGGTGGAGAACGGGAAGAAGAATAAGTACATCGTGGTGGCGGAGTGA
- a CDS encoding response regulator: MKLALFAFLIPCLSSAQGIQQWRFFGPEKGMGMGFQKIIQDHYGFIWCASSNGLYRYDGQEFKAFKKYVTHDNPLSSDFIWDILEDEQHNIWLATYDGGVNKWERKTGNFLYYRHDPGNANTLASDNVLRMMKSREGPLWLIVEQENGVPALDRLDPGSGRVQHYRRQPENALSINSDTISAIALAGNPLEPMLEDGQGQIWVATKGGLNLYVPAGNGFRNIPGPWASRGEQIIHLYESPAVPGLIWILAATEGLSRGHVYQLNSKTKNVGTLPFSLKGLLTFAPTGIYHPPGRPDELWLSSRELCRLNLKDGSSRRYSPELQYDASLWQGTRDSLFSICPGPAGQPWLLPLGFPPAAHTRGSEKYYIRDGFYRWDENQEQLELISRNPQRPGQAFGMVYSVSPGRNGNTWIGCFPGFYQLRQEKPGQRARPAFQDIQLWESSAAPANLSAWAAVERPAGVLWAATFKGGLKRVNLNSGEVVSFRNQPENPASIAHDNVFALFEDKQHGRLWIGTENGLDWVGLDELDSENPALVFQHLPQDDRLTLEITSITRAPDGLLWIGTPHEGLLLFDPVNERVLEQYKAGAGEGALNRSYINTAFTDSQGRHWVANGMGGLCQALPTEEGQQSFVFQCHLDGMYIVDVFENADGKLWLAAMNYGIAIFDPETGKHELWNMENHLSRNSVLGIEQDEQGMIWFTSLGITRHDPKTGAFRPFRLPDGIRDEDPGRLLLTLQDGRMVYSSINGWLQVFDPNEVRSNSAPPQAVITGLQYFDPARKANVPLPLKDNIEAAAEIRLQYHQQPFTIEYAGMEFSDPEGIRYATKMEGYETQWDTTRERRTGRYLQVPPGSYTFLLKAANSDGVWMEEPLRLQIAIVPPWWRTNAAFLAYGLLFCLGAYRFYLFQRRRWRLQAQLEFEQREAARLKELDAVKTRLFTDIAHEIRTPLAVIEGIAGQIREKPREWVNNGVEMIQRNSRQLLRLANQLLDLSMLESGSMAVNMIQGDVMPFIRATLEPFATFAAHKGIRWKAVLEPEQLVMDYEPDKLQKILSNLVSNALKFTSRGQAVTVRCRKVEADGKPHFQAIVEDTGKGIPARDLPFIFDRGFSGHTGAASAISEDKESGGNEPRKKEGPAAPAAGRPFSSSPGAGIGLALTRELTQLLGGSIKASSREGAGASFRLLLPITKKAPPDQATPAPPIEEILPGGPETPGGTKPRRRHSLKLLIVEDNSDVNQYLSAILYDNYELMVATDGKQGLEKAIREVPDIIISDIMMPEMDGLELCKLLKDDLKTSHIPILLLSARADALSRTQGFETGADAYLSKPFSKRELLAQLQQLADNRKRLQDHYQANLQNKALPNEAPEELGREEAFLLQAHQVVISQLPNADFGPKELCKALQMSKTQLHNKLTALTGRSTALFIRGIRLQYARQALEQTPGLTVTQAAYDAGFKDPNYFSRCFKKEFGMSPKEVRP; encoded by the coding sequence TTGAAGCTTGCCCTGTTTGCTTTCCTTATTCCATGCCTGTCTTCCGCCCAGGGCATCCAGCAGTGGCGGTTTTTCGGCCCGGAAAAAGGGATGGGCATGGGCTTCCAGAAGATCATCCAGGACCACTACGGGTTTATATGGTGCGCTTCTTCCAATGGCCTTTACCGGTACGATGGCCAGGAGTTTAAGGCGTTCAAAAAATACGTCACCCACGACAATCCCCTCAGTTCCGATTTCATCTGGGATATCCTGGAAGATGAGCAGCACAACATCTGGCTGGCGACTTACGACGGCGGGGTCAATAAATGGGAGCGAAAAACCGGAAATTTTTTGTATTACCGGCACGATCCCGGCAACGCCAACACCCTGGCGTCCGACAATGTACTGCGGATGATGAAAAGCCGGGAGGGGCCCCTCTGGCTTATTGTCGAGCAGGAAAACGGGGTTCCGGCGCTGGACCGGCTGGACCCCGGCAGTGGCAGGGTGCAGCACTACCGGCGCCAGCCGGAAAATGCACTTTCCATTAATTCAGACACCATCTCGGCCATAGCCCTGGCGGGCAATCCCCTGGAACCTATGTTAGAGGATGGACAGGGCCAAATCTGGGTTGCTACCAAAGGCGGCCTCAACCTGTATGTGCCCGCCGGAAATGGTTTTCGAAACATACCCGGGCCGTGGGCCAGCCGCGGGGAACAAATCATTCACCTGTATGAATCGCCGGCGGTTCCCGGCCTGATCTGGATTCTTGCCGCCACCGAAGGCCTGAGCCGCGGCCACGTCTACCAGTTGAATAGCAAAACTAAGAATGTCGGCACGCTCCCTTTTTCTTTAAAAGGATTGCTCACCTTCGCCCCAACGGGTATCTACCACCCTCCGGGGCGGCCGGATGAACTGTGGCTGTCCTCCCGGGAGCTTTGCCGGCTCAATCTGAAGGATGGCTCCTCCCGGCGCTATTCCCCTGAGCTGCAATACGACGCCTCCCTGTGGCAGGGCACCCGGGATTCTCTTTTCTCCATTTGCCCGGGGCCAGCCGGGCAGCCCTGGTTGCTGCCGCTGGGCTTTCCGCCTGCAGCTCATACCCGGGGCAGCGAAAAATACTACATCCGCGACGGCTTTTACCGGTGGGATGAAAATCAGGAGCAGCTCGAACTTATTAGCCGTAACCCCCAAAGGCCCGGGCAGGCCTTTGGCATGGTGTATTCCGTCAGCCCCGGCAGGAACGGAAATACCTGGATCGGCTGTTTTCCGGGATTCTACCAGCTCCGCCAGGAAAAGCCCGGCCAACGCGCCCGGCCCGCCTTTCAGGACATTCAGCTTTGGGAATCCTCGGCTGCGCCTGCCAACCTGTCGGCATGGGCTGCCGTCGAGCGCCCGGCCGGGGTGTTGTGGGCCGCCACCTTCAAAGGGGGGCTCAAGCGGGTGAACCTCAATTCTGGCGAAGTGGTTTCCTTCCGAAATCAACCGGAAAACCCGGCGTCCATCGCTCACGATAATGTGTTTGCCCTTTTCGAAGACAAACAGCATGGCAGGCTCTGGATCGGCACGGAAAACGGGCTGGACTGGGTGGGCCTGGACGAACTGGACAGCGAAAACCCCGCCCTGGTTTTTCAACACCTGCCGCAGGACGACCGGCTCACCCTTGAGATTACCTCGATCACCCGTGCTCCGGACGGCCTGCTATGGATAGGAACCCCCCACGAGGGCCTGCTGCTTTTTGACCCGGTCAATGAGCGGGTGCTGGAACAGTACAAAGCCGGTGCCGGGGAAGGGGCGCTGAACCGCTCTTACATCAACACGGCTTTCACTGATAGCCAGGGGCGGCATTGGGTGGCCAACGGCATGGGCGGCCTTTGCCAGGCCCTGCCCACTGAGGAAGGGCAGCAAAGTTTCGTTTTCCAGTGCCATCTCGATGGAATGTACATTGTCGATGTATTCGAAAATGCCGATGGGAAACTCTGGCTGGCGGCGATGAACTACGGCATCGCCATTTTCGACCCGGAAACCGGCAAGCATGAGCTCTGGAATATGGAAAACCACCTCAGCCGCAACAGCGTGCTGGGCATAGAGCAGGACGAGCAGGGCATGATCTGGTTTACCTCGCTGGGCATCACCCGACATGACCCCAAAACCGGGGCGTTCCGCCCTTTCCGGTTGCCCGACGGCATCCGGGACGAAGACCCCGGCCGGCTATTGCTGACCCTGCAGGACGGCCGCATGGTGTACAGTTCCATCAACGGCTGGCTCCAGGTTTTCGACCCCAATGAGGTAAGAAGCAATTCGGCGCCGCCTCAGGCCGTCATTACCGGCCTGCAGTATTTCGACCCGGCGCGGAAAGCCAACGTGCCTTTGCCTCTAAAAGACAACATCGAGGCTGCTGCCGAAATCCGCCTGCAATACCATCAGCAACCCTTCACCATAGAGTACGCGGGCATGGAGTTCAGCGATCCGGAAGGCATCCGCTACGCCACTAAAATGGAGGGCTACGAGACCCAATGGGACACGACCAGGGAGCGGCGTACCGGCCGGTACCTGCAGGTGCCTCCGGGCAGTTACACCTTCCTGCTCAAAGCCGCCAACAGCGATGGTGTATGGATGGAAGAGCCTCTGCGCCTGCAGATCGCGATCGTTCCTCCCTGGTGGAGAACAAACGCTGCCTTCCTCGCCTACGGGCTGCTCTTCTGCCTGGGCGCCTACCGTTTTTACCTTTTCCAGCGCCGCCGGTGGCGCCTGCAGGCACAATTGGAATTCGAACAACGAGAGGCCGCACGGCTCAAAGAACTGGATGCCGTCAAAACCAGGCTCTTTACCGATATTGCCCATGAAATCCGAACACCACTGGCTGTCATTGAAGGAATAGCCGGCCAGATCAGGGAAAAACCCCGGGAATGGGTGAATAATGGCGTGGAAATGATACAGCGCAACAGCCGGCAGCTGCTCCGCCTGGCCAACCAGTTGCTGGATTTGAGCATGTTGGAAAGCGGGTCGATGGCGGTAAATATGATTCAGGGCGACGTGATGCCCTTCATCCGGGCCACCCTGGAGCCGTTTGCCACCTTTGCCGCTCACAAAGGAATCCGTTGGAAGGCAGTGCTGGAACCCGAGCAACTGGTGATGGACTATGAACCCGACAAGCTACAGAAAATTCTATCCAACCTGGTGTCCAATGCTTTGAAATTCACCTCCCGGGGGCAGGCAGTCACCGTCAGGTGCCGGAAGGTGGAAGCTGACGGCAAACCTCATTTCCAGGCCATTGTCGAGGACACCGGCAAGGGTATCCCCGCCAGAGACCTGCCCTTTATCTTCGACCGGGGGTTCAGCGGGCATACCGGCGCTGCCTCGGCTATCTCTGAAGATAAAGAAAGCGGAGGAAACGAACCCCGGAAAAAGGAGGGCCCCGCGGCGCCTGCTGCCGGAAGGCCCTTCAGCTCCTCTCCCGGTGCCGGCATTGGGCTGGCGCTCACCCGGGAATTGACGCAACTGCTCGGCGGCTCCATTAAGGCCAGCAGCCGCGAAGGGGCCGGAGCGTCCTTCCGCTTACTGCTTCCCATCACGAAAAAGGCGCCGCCTGACCAGGCTACTCCGGCGCCGCCCATAGAAGAAATACTGCCAGGCGGGCCGGAAACACCCGGGGGCACCAAACCACGCCGGCGACATTCCTTAAAGCTCCTGATCGTGGAAGACAATTCCGACGTCAATCAATACCTGTCGGCTATTCTGTACGACAATTATGAGCTGATGGTAGCCACCGATGGCAAACAAGGCCTGGAAAAGGCCATCCGGGAGGTGCCGGATATCATCATCAGCGACATCATGATGCCGGAAATGGATGGGCTGGAGCTGTGCAAGCTGTTAAAGGACGACCTCAAAACGAGCCACATCCCCATCCTGCTGCTGTCGGCGCGGGCCGACGCCCTTTCCCGCACCCAGGGCTTCGAAACCGGCGCTGACGCCTACCTCTCCAAACCTTTTTCGAAAAGAGAACTCCTGGCGCAGTTGCAGCAACTGGCCGACAACCGGAAGCGGTTGCAGGACCATTACCAGGCCAACCTGCAAAACAAAGCCCTCCCCAATGAAGCGCCGGAAGAACTCGGCCGGGAAGAAGCATTTCTCCTGCAGGCCCATCAAGTCGTAATCAGCCAATTGCCCAACGCCGATTTCGGCCCGAAAGAACTATGCAAGGCCCTGCAAATGAGCAAAACACAGCTACACAACAAGCTCACCGCCCTGACCGGCCGCTCCACCGCCCTTTTTATCCGGGGCATCCGCCTCCAATACGCCCGGCAAGCTTTGGAACAAACGCCGGGCCTAACCGTCACCCAGGCGGCGTATGATGCCGGCTTCAAGGACCCCAACTACTTCTCGCGCTGCTTTAAAAAGGAATTCGGCATGAGCCCCAAAGAAGTGCGGCCCTAA